One stretch of Planococcus sp. PAMC 21323 DNA includes these proteins:
- a CDS encoding ketopantoate reductase family protein, whose amino-acid sequence MKILVVGAGAIGGYFGGRLLEKGEDVTFLVREKRKEKLQQTGLKIRSKNGDLQLTPKLLTKDDESKPFDVVLISTKSYQLENAIQDIQPFVNAKTMILPLLNGISHLEPLVEAFGEERVIGGLCFVETTLAEDGVIVQTSPVHQLVYGERTGEKTQRIETLEKCFSGTKAEFVKSDNINQDMWHKYLFITVMSGITSMMETPIGPIRDLESGQRTIQAFLDELVAVMEKIDAPIQQGIAEVQLKRINSMSTEMKSSMQRDIEKRQPTEFEHLQGYLLAQAKKMSVPVPILETIYTKLKLYEQKQVMD is encoded by the coding sequence ATGAAAATTTTAGTTGTGGGTGCAGGAGCAATTGGTGGATATTTCGGAGGGAGATTACTCGAAAAAGGAGAAGACGTTACTTTTTTAGTAAGAGAAAAAAGAAAAGAAAAACTACAGCAAACTGGTTTGAAAATTAGGAGTAAAAATGGTGATCTTCAATTGACACCCAAGTTATTAACTAAAGACGATGAAAGCAAGCCGTTTGATGTCGTATTGATCTCAACGAAATCGTATCAACTTGAAAATGCGATACAAGATATCCAACCGTTTGTTAACGCAAAAACAATGATTTTGCCTTTACTGAATGGCATTTCTCATTTAGAACCGTTAGTCGAAGCATTTGGAGAAGAACGAGTGATTGGTGGATTGTGCTTTGTAGAAACGACATTGGCAGAAGATGGTGTAATCGTTCAGACTAGTCCAGTCCATCAACTGGTTTACGGTGAGCGGACGGGAGAGAAAACACAGCGCATTGAAACCTTAGAAAAATGCTTTAGTGGAACAAAAGCAGAGTTTGTTAAGAGCGATAACATCAATCAAGACATGTGGCATAAATATTTGTTTATTACCGTAATGTCGGGTATTACTTCGATGATGGAGACGCCTATAGGGCCGATTAGAGATCTTGAATCAGGTCAGCGTACCATTCAAGCATTTCTAGACGAGCTAGTCGCTGTCATGGAGAAAATAGATGCCCCCATCCAACAAGGAATTGCTGAAGTTCAATTAAAACGAATTAATAGCATGTCCACAGAGATGAAGTCATCTATGCAACGAGATATTGAAAAAAGACAGCCTACTGAGTTTGAGCATTTACAAGGGTATTTACTTGCTCAAGCTAAAAAAATGTCTGTTCCAGTTCCGATTTTAGAAACGATTTATACGAAATTAAAATTGTATGAACAGAAACAAGTGATGGATTAA
- a CDS encoding quinone oxidoreductase family protein — MKVIKFEEFGGPDVLQLVEVEKPDFGDTEVIVEVKAIGINYADTARREGKYVVQTELPYIPGSEVAGVIVASGKNVENFKAGDRVVALIGSAGYAEFAAVDESVLTKIPEGVDFDQAVALPLQGLSAYHILKTMGRIQKGETVLIHAAAGGVGAIAVQLARIFGAETIIATASTEEKLFHAQKMGATHLVNYTEEGWTDKVKNITGGRGVDLALEMVGGEVFNKTLKCLAPFGRVVVFGAASGEQSSFSPGQLMRKNQSVIGFFLPQIMRYPELIQQSFDELLAYMKSGELVLTIGGVYPLAEAAKAHYSLQGRKTIGKLVLRP, encoded by the coding sequence ATGAAGGTTATAAAATTCGAGGAGTTTGGTGGACCAGATGTTTTACAGCTTGTGGAAGTTGAAAAGCCTGATTTTGGGGACACAGAAGTTATTGTTGAAGTAAAAGCGATTGGCATTAATTATGCAGATACAGCGAGGCGTGAAGGGAAATATGTTGTACAAACCGAACTGCCTTATATTCCGGGGTCCGAAGTGGCAGGAGTAATTGTCGCGAGTGGGAAAAATGTAGAGAACTTCAAAGCAGGGGACCGTGTTGTTGCTTTAATCGGTTCTGCAGGATATGCAGAATTTGCTGCGGTCGATGAAAGTGTTTTGACCAAAATTCCAGAAGGTGTTGACTTTGATCAAGCTGTTGCACTGCCACTCCAAGGTTTGAGTGCGTATCATATATTAAAAACGATGGGGCGTATTCAAAAAGGAGAGACAGTGCTGATTCATGCAGCTGCAGGGGGAGTTGGCGCGATTGCCGTACAGTTGGCTAGGATTTTTGGGGCCGAAACAATTATTGCAACTGCTAGTACGGAAGAGAAGTTGTTTCATGCACAGAAAATGGGTGCAACTCATTTAGTTAACTACACAGAAGAAGGCTGGACCGACAAAGTTAAAAATATTACTGGTGGTAGAGGGGTAGATTTGGCACTGGAAATGGTTGGTGGGGAAGTATTCAATAAAACATTAAAATGTTTGGCACCTTTTGGTAGGGTTGTTGTTTTTGGTGCTGCTAGCGGGGAACAGTCTTCTTTTAGTCCAGGGCAGTTAATGCGAAAAAATCAGTCTGTGATTGGATTTTTCCTGCCACAAATTATGCGTTATCCCGAATTGATTCAACAAAGCTTTGATGAGTTACTTGCCTATATGAAGAGTGGCGAATTGGTGTTAACGATTGGTGGAGTTTATCCATTAGCAGAAGCTGCAAAAGCACATTATTCATTGCAGGGAAGAAAAACCATTGGGAAATTGGTATTGAGACCATGA
- a CDS encoding carbon starvation CstA family protein, with protein MNAIALAAIGIFIFILGYRFYSKFIAEKIFKLDPNYVTPAHRFKDGVDFVPTNKFVLWGHHFTSVAGAAPILGPAIAVYWGWLPAVLWVVLGTVFAAGVHDFGTLVLSVRNKGQSVGTLAHRLIGQRGKVLFLFIILILVLMVNAVFAWVIAKLFISYPASVVPVFIQIPLAVWIGHAVYKKNKKMLIPSIFALAIMYITAIVASQVSFLQIDLVQYMGGENGTGIFGLDPISTAFFIWIIILMIYVYIASTLPVWKLLQPRDFINSHQLIVGLGILYLGLLFTNPKITAPMTNPDADISWFPLLFITIACGAISGFHGLVSSGTTSKQLDKETDARFVGYLGAVGEGVLALISIIAVITLFPDRESFFATYSSFQASNGAGLGAFIEGATGLAQGLSIPAEVASTIVSIIVVSFAATTLDTSVRLMRYIISELGVEYKIPSLEKKHVATTLAVGASAALVLLPEGPNGFGSGGYLLWPLFGTANQLLAGISLLLISIWLKKLGRNYMITIIPMIFLMFMTLWAMFQQVFLQWAWYAKQPSMLLFIFGAIIFVFTLWIILTAVQALLKKTDPGFSEDE; from the coding sequence ATGAATGCGATTGCATTAGCTGCTATTGGTATTTTTATTTTTATACTAGGTTACCGCTTTTATTCCAAATTTATAGCAGAAAAGATTTTTAAGCTTGATCCAAACTACGTTACTCCTGCGCACCGCTTTAAAGATGGTGTTGATTTTGTGCCTACCAATAAGTTTGTCTTATGGGGGCATCATTTTACGTCAGTTGCAGGGGCAGCCCCTATTTTAGGTCCAGCCATTGCGGTTTATTGGGGCTGGTTGCCAGCAGTACTATGGGTTGTACTCGGAACTGTGTTTGCTGCAGGAGTCCACGATTTCGGAACATTGGTTTTATCTGTTCGAAACAAAGGACAATCAGTTGGAACGCTTGCTCATCGATTAATCGGTCAACGAGGAAAAGTTTTGTTCTTGTTTATCATTTTGATCTTAGTGCTAATGGTCAATGCAGTATTTGCTTGGGTTATTGCTAAACTGTTTATCTCTTACCCAGCCAGTGTTGTTCCAGTATTTATTCAGATTCCTTTAGCTGTTTGGATTGGTCATGCTGTTTATAAGAAGAATAAGAAAATGCTTATTCCTTCTATATTTGCTTTAGCAATTATGTACATAACCGCTATTGTCGCCAGCCAAGTGAGTTTTCTTCAAATTGACCTTGTTCAATACATGGGTGGAGAAAATGGCACTGGAATATTCGGTCTCGATCCGATTTCCACAGCGTTCTTTATTTGGATTATCATTTTGATGATCTATGTTTATATCGCTTCTACGTTACCGGTTTGGAAATTACTTCAGCCACGCGACTTTATCAACTCGCATCAGTTAATTGTAGGACTTGGTATTCTTTATCTTGGGTTATTGTTTACTAATCCTAAAATCACAGCACCTATGACGAATCCAGATGCCGATATTTCTTGGTTCCCATTACTGTTCATTACAATTGCTTGTGGTGCGATTTCTGGATTCCACGGACTTGTTTCATCTGGAACCACTTCAAAGCAACTAGATAAAGAAACTGACGCTCGTTTTGTCGGATACTTAGGGGCAGTTGGAGAAGGGGTTTTGGCATTAATTTCGATTATTGCCGTTATTACGTTATTCCCTGACCGTGAGTCGTTCTTTGCAACTTACAGCAGCTTCCAAGCTTCTAATGGAGCGGGGTTAGGTGCCTTTATCGAAGGTGCTACAGGTTTAGCGCAAGGTTTATCGATTCCTGCAGAGGTGGCTTCAACAATTGTTTCGATTATTGTTGTGTCATTTGCAGCGACAACTTTAGATACTTCAGTTCGATTAATGCGCTATATCATTTCGGAACTTGGTGTCGAATACAAAATTCCGTCTCTCGAGAAAAAACATGTAGCTACAACACTTGCGGTTGGAGCAAGTGCTGCACTTGTATTACTTCCTGAAGGACCGAACGGTTTTGGTTCAGGTGGATACTTGTTATGGCCATTGTTCGGAACAGCCAATCAGTTGCTGGCCGGTATCAGTTTATTGCTGATTTCCATATGGTTGAAGAAACTTGGTCGAAATTACATGATCACCATTATTCCAATGATTTTCCTCATGTTTATGACGCTTTGGGCAATGTTCCAGCAAGTGTTCTTGCAGTGGGCATGGTATGCAAAACAGCCAAGCATGTTGTTGTTCATATTTGGCGCTATTATCTTTGTCTTTACACTATGGATTATCTTAACTGCAGTTCAAGCATTGTTGAAGAAAACAGATCCTGGATTTTCGGAAGATGAATAA
- a CDS encoding YtoQ family protein, which produces MRLTVYLAGEIHSAWREEIKKKSVALDLPIDFVGPMEIHERSDNIGEDILGEQPDAVAKDHAASSFNNLRTGVLMHKADLVIALFGEQYKQWNTAMDASTAIASGKPVILIRPEKLHHPLKELSRKASATVETCDQAIKALSYILEQ; this is translated from the coding sequence ATGAGATTAACTGTTTATCTTGCTGGAGAAATTCATAGTGCGTGGCGCGAGGAAATTAAGAAAAAGTCGGTTGCTTTAGATTTGCCAATCGATTTTGTGGGTCCGATGGAAATTCACGAACGTTCGGATAATATTGGAGAAGACATTTTGGGTGAACAACCCGATGCGGTCGCTAAAGATCATGCAGCTTCTAGTTTTAATAATTTGCGTACTGGCGTTTTGATGCACAAGGCCGATTTGGTGATCGCGCTATTTGGTGAGCAGTACAAGCAATGGAATACGGCAATGGATGCTAGTACAGCAATTGCTTCAGGCAAGCCGGTTATACTCATCCGCCCTGAAAAATTACATCATCCATTAAAAGAGTTATCTCGAAAAGCCAGTGCAACTGTAGAAACTTGCGACCAAGCCATCAAAGCCTTGTCTTATATTCTTGAACAATAA
- a CDS encoding SDR family oxidoreductase: protein MTVMNLFNLDGKTAIITGGGRGLGAMMAEAFAEAGANIVVCSRKVEACQETANKIEKMGVKALALACDVTSESDVESVIQKTLEKFGSIDILVNNSGATWGAPVIDMPLDAWKKVMDVNVTGTFLMSRAVGKTMIEQNSGKIINIASVAGLGGIDPTLMDTIGYNTSKGAVITFTKDLAAKWGQYNINVNAIAPGFFPTKMSKAIMDRGKESLLAKTPLNRFGTEEDLKGTALFLASKASDYITGDVVIVDGGMHVL from the coding sequence ATGACCGTTATGAATTTATTTAACTTAGATGGAAAGACAGCAATTATTACAGGGGGAGGTAGAGGACTTGGCGCAATGATGGCTGAGGCTTTTGCAGAGGCAGGAGCCAATATTGTTGTTTGTTCACGTAAAGTCGAAGCTTGCCAAGAAACGGCAAATAAAATTGAGAAAATGGGCGTAAAAGCACTAGCGTTAGCTTGTGATGTGACAAGTGAAAGCGATGTAGAAAGTGTGATTCAAAAAACGCTCGAAAAGTTTGGGTCGATTGATATTTTAGTAAATAATTCTGGTGCAACTTGGGGTGCGCCTGTTATTGATATGCCGTTAGATGCATGGAAAAAAGTAATGGATGTCAATGTCACAGGCACGTTCTTAATGAGTCGCGCAGTTGGAAAAACCATGATTGAACAAAACAGCGGGAAAATCATTAACATTGCATCGGTTGCCGGATTGGGTGGGATCGACCCAACGTTAATGGACACCATCGGCTACAATACCAGCAAAGGTGCAGTTATCACTTTTACAAAAGACTTAGCTGCAAAATGGGGACAGTACAATATTAATGTAAATGCGATTGCTCCAGGATTTTTTCCGACAAAAATGTCTAAAGCAATAATGGATAGAGGAAAGGAAAGTTTGCTAGCTAAAACGCCTTTAAATCGATTTGGGACAGAAGAAGATTTAAAAGGAACTGCTTTATTCTTAGCCTCAAAGGCATCAGATTACATAACAGGAGATGTTGTTATTGTGGATGGTGGCATGCATGTTCTATAG
- a CDS encoding exonuclease SbcCD subunit D — MKFFHTADWHLGKLVQGIYMTEDQQYVLEQFINAIKEEKPDAIIIAGDLYDRAVPPTEAVNLLDEVLAEIVLELNTPVVAVVGNHDSPGRLNFGSRLMKGNGIYIAGHVHKDHQAVVLNDQFGEVHFHLIPYADPSMIRYEFEDDTIRTHNDAMKAITENIKSAYNPQARHVFVGHAFVTPHGEQEENTSDSERPLSIGGAEHVDAHHFNGFHYTALGHLHKAHYVLNETIRYSGSPLKYSISEEHHKKGFHIVELDAEGEVTVEKRLLSPMRDMRTIEGTIEEILRHEISEDYVFVTLLDEAPVLFPMEKVRSVYPNAMHVGRKNFSGSMLQQETGSRRKMDSLSLFHAFYEEVKGEKATEETVDIFKDVLEEFLREEPTVKVEVKS, encoded by the coding sequence ATGAAGTTTTTTCATACAGCCGACTGGCATTTAGGGAAATTAGTGCAAGGCATATACATGACAGAAGATCAGCAATATGTACTAGAACAATTTATTAATGCAATTAAAGAGGAAAAACCAGACGCCATCATTATTGCTGGTGATCTCTATGACCGTGCAGTTCCTCCAACAGAGGCAGTCAACTTACTCGATGAAGTATTGGCAGAAATCGTTTTAGAATTGAATACGCCCGTCGTGGCAGTAGTAGGAAATCACGATAGTCCTGGGAGGTTGAATTTTGGTAGTCGTCTAATGAAAGGCAATGGGATCTATATCGCAGGACATGTTCATAAAGACCATCAAGCGGTTGTCTTAAATGATCAGTTTGGTGAAGTTCATTTTCATTTAATTCCTTATGCAGATCCTTCAATGATTCGTTATGAATTTGAAGATGATACGATTCGTACACATAACGACGCGATGAAAGCTATTACAGAAAATATTAAGTCCGCATATAACCCTCAAGCGCGGCACGTGTTTGTGGGTCATGCATTTGTGACGCCTCATGGTGAGCAAGAAGAAAATACCAGCGACTCAGAACGACCATTATCAATTGGTGGAGCGGAGCATGTAGATGCTCATCATTTCAACGGCTTTCATTACACAGCGCTTGGTCATTTACATAAAGCTCACTATGTATTGAATGAAACTATTCGCTATTCGGGATCTCCTTTAAAATATTCAATATCAGAAGAACATCATAAAAAAGGCTTTCATATTGTTGAACTAGACGCAGAAGGCGAAGTTACTGTGGAAAAGCGTTTATTGTCACCCATGCGTGATATGCGAACAATCGAAGGAACGATAGAGGAAATATTACGCCATGAAATTAGCGAGGATTATGTCTTCGTTACTTTACTAGACGAGGCACCGGTGCTATTTCCTATGGAAAAAGTGCGTTCCGTTTATCCGAACGCCATGCATGTTGGACGTAAAAACTTCTCAGGGAGCATGTTGCAACAAGAGACGGGATCTCGCAGGAAAATGGATTCCTTATCTTTGTTCCATGCTTTTTATGAAGAAGTAAAAGGGGAAAAGGCGACAGAAGAAACGGTCGACATTTTTAAAGATGTGCTTGAAGAATTTCTCCGTGAGGAACCAACTGTAAAAGTAGAGGTGAAGTCATGA
- a CDS encoding threonine ammonia-lyase, with protein MVGLNDVKKAHEKIKSSIHVTPIMTSSQLNKQCEMEVFLKAEHLQKTGSFKIRGATNAVMQAVAEGARFITAASSGNHGQAVAYIASQLGVPAVIVVPEDANRAKLDAIKDYGAEVEYCGLTSAERIPRAKLRAKERNGVYIPPYDHQAVIAGQGTIALEILEQLPTIDVIVAPVGGGGLISGILCAVKNLKPEVRVIGVEPESANDTYLSLQNGEITAISATSTLADGLRTTQPGNLTFPIIKEHLDELVLVTEDEIKEAFKFLLERTKQLVEPSGATALAAVMSGKAGKKNERVAVVLSGGNVDLDQISKLLKT; from the coding sequence GTGGTTGGTTTAAACGATGTAAAAAAAGCGCATGAAAAAATTAAGAGCAGTATTCACGTGACACCCATAATGACTTCTTCACAATTAAATAAGCAATGTGAAATGGAAGTGTTTTTAAAAGCAGAGCATCTACAGAAAACAGGATCATTTAAAATAAGGGGAGCAACAAATGCTGTAATGCAGGCAGTTGCAGAAGGTGCGCGCTTTATCACAGCTGCTTCGTCTGGAAATCATGGACAGGCTGTTGCTTATATTGCGAGTCAATTAGGTGTGCCGGCAGTAATTGTAGTACCAGAGGATGCGAACCGTGCCAAACTAGACGCCATTAAGGATTATGGGGCAGAAGTTGAATATTGTGGACTGACATCTGCCGAACGGATTCCAAGAGCTAAGCTACGCGCCAAAGAAAGAAACGGCGTCTATATTCCACCATATGATCATCAAGCTGTAATCGCTGGACAAGGGACGATTGCGTTAGAAATTTTAGAGCAGCTACCAACTATTGATGTTATCGTTGCACCGGTCGGTGGGGGTGGATTGATAAGTGGAATTTTGTGCGCGGTAAAAAATTTAAAACCGGAAGTTCGCGTTATAGGTGTAGAGCCAGAAAGTGCAAATGATACTTATTTATCGCTTCAAAATGGTGAAATCACAGCAATTTCAGCAACATCGACCCTTGCAGATGGACTGCGCACCACACAACCAGGAAATTTGACGTTCCCCATTATAAAAGAGCATTTAGATGAATTGGTCTTAGTTACGGAAGACGAAATAAAAGAAGCGTTTAAGTTTCTGTTAGAACGCACAAAACAGTTAGTAGAACCATCAGGTGCGACAGCACTAGCAGCTGTAATGAGTGGTAAAGCTGGTAAGAAAAACGAGCGAGTTGCTGTTGTTTTATCTGGTGGAAATGTTGATCTCGATCAAATTTCGAAACTTTTGAAAACCTAG
- a CDS encoding cory-CC-star protein, producing the protein MLVFDKLKQLIAFYEAVLELPHRTEIARELRDEDDLFLLMLYSEMLGIPNPVYYYTLELYPYMIEEFHDWHLRMGMDKSPLTGIRCC; encoded by the coding sequence ATGTTGGTATTCGATAAATTAAAACAATTGATTGCTTTTTATGAGGCTGTCCTAGAATTGCCACATCGCACTGAAATTGCACGTGAATTACGAGATGAAGACGATCTATTTTTACTCATGCTTTATTCGGAAATGTTGGGGATTCCAAATCCTGTGTATTACTACACATTGGAATTGTATCCGTATATGATTGAAGAATTTCACGATTGGCATTTGCGTATGGGCATGGATAAATCACCTTTAACCGGTATACGTTGCTGTTAG
- a CDS encoding transcriptional regulator produces MKAQIQKAFSYQQLIDMMYIAKDGSISKRRVKILSMTGDSFQAYCFLRHKKRTFKMDNVLSVMPVIHRERQII; encoded by the coding sequence ATGAAAGCACAAATTCAAAAGGCTTTTAGTTACCAACAGCTAATCGATATGATGTACATCGCTAAAGATGGCAGCATCAGCAAACGTCGTGTTAAAATTTTATCGATGACTGGAGACTCATTTCAAGCCTATTGCTTTCTTCGTCATAAGAAACGCACGTTTAAAATGGATAATGTGCTTTCTGTGATGCCCGTTATTCATAGAGAGCGCCAGATCATATAA
- a CDS encoding ArsA family ATPase, with translation MDVLTKSIIFVGGKGGVGKSTSAAAIAWKSAKEGYKTLLISTDPAHNVGDIFNEHIGGKTKEIANNLYALEIDPEIETDNYIKTVKSNIKGTVHSSMMEEVNRQLDTAKASPGADEAALFDKLIHIILEERQNFDKLVFDTAPTGHTIRLLTLPELMGVWIEGLLEKRRKTNENYSQLLNDGEPREDPIYDVLRERQERFSKARDLLLNEKETGFIFVLNPERLPILETKKALDLLNKYQLHVKTLIINKVLPEEADGEFLMERKKHEKKYVHQIEETFSEQKLVYVPLFSQDIISKEQLELFSEYFKEG, from the coding sequence ATGGATGTATTAACTAAAAGTATTATTTTTGTAGGAGGAAAAGGGGGTGTTGGGAAATCGACATCAGCTGCAGCAATTGCTTGGAAATCTGCTAAAGAAGGATATAAAACTTTGTTGATTTCTACAGACCCTGCCCATAATGTGGGAGATATTTTTAACGAACACATTGGTGGCAAAACAAAAGAGATTGCGAATAATTTATATGCACTTGAAATTGATCCGGAAATTGAAACGGATAATTATATTAAAACGGTAAAATCCAATATTAAAGGAACTGTTCATTCAAGCATGATGGAAGAAGTAAATCGACAACTGGATACGGCAAAAGCTTCTCCTGGTGCAGACGAAGCGGCGTTATTCGATAAGCTAATTCACATTATTTTAGAAGAGCGTCAGAACTTTGATAAGTTAGTGTTCGACACTGCTCCGACAGGCCATACAATTCGTTTGTTAACATTGCCTGAACTCATGGGTGTTTGGATTGAGGGATTGCTTGAGAAACGGCGCAAAACCAATGAAAATTACTCGCAACTATTAAATGATGGTGAACCAAGAGAAGATCCCATTTACGATGTGTTGAGAGAGCGGCAAGAGCGTTTTTCAAAAGCGCGAGATCTTTTACTAAATGAAAAAGAAACTGGATTTATCTTTGTGCTAAATCCAGAACGTTTGCCTATTTTAGAAACAAAAAAAGCATTGGATTTATTGAACAAATATCAACTACACGTAAAAACGCTCATTATTAATAAGGTGTTACCAGAAGAAGCAGACGGCGAATTTTTAATGGAACGAAAAAAGCATGAAAAGAAATATGTGCATCAAATAGAAGAAACATTCTCGGAACAAAAGCTGGTATACGTACCGCTTTTTTCACAGGATATTATTAGTAAAGAACAACTGGAGTTATTCAGTGAGTACTTCAAGGAAGGATGA
- a CDS encoding zinc-binding dehydrogenase codes for MKAFVIESGEWKLTDIEEPKPKSGEVVVSLKTAGINRRDLGLINRYGDNPEALIIGSDGAGVVEEVGEGVVDFAYGDEVIINPALRWYKNSEAPPAEFDILGLPDHGTFAEKIAISAEQLEKKPVHLSWEEAGSLALPALTGYRALFTKGQLKKGETLFIPGAGSGVATFLIQFAKNCGARVIVTSRSEEKRQYALRIGADVAIPTDSEWVEELEGETIDLVIDSVGEATFNRSLDVLKKGGRIVVFGATTDDIVDFNLRKFFYGQYQLFGSTMGSREELRAMLKYMESHNMRPVVDKAFSLDEAKDAFNHLASGNQFGKVVLRISE; via the coding sequence ATGAAAGCATTTGTAATAGAATCCGGCGAGTGGAAACTAACAGATATTGAAGAACCAAAGCCAAAGTCAGGAGAAGTGGTAGTGTCTTTAAAAACGGCGGGCATAAACCGCAGAGACTTAGGTTTAATCAACCGTTATGGAGATAATCCAGAAGCCCTTATTATTGGGTCAGACGGAGCGGGTGTAGTAGAGGAAGTTGGAGAAGGTGTAGTCGACTTTGCTTATGGAGACGAAGTGATTATTAATCCTGCGTTGCGCTGGTATAAAAACAGTGAGGCACCGCCTGCAGAATTTGATATTTTGGGGTTGCCTGATCATGGGACTTTTGCAGAAAAAATTGCGATCTCAGCTGAACAATTAGAGAAAAAACCTGTCCATTTGAGCTGGGAAGAAGCGGGGAGTTTAGCTTTGCCTGCATTAACGGGATATCGAGCTTTGTTTACTAAAGGACAATTGAAAAAAGGAGAAACTTTGTTTATCCCAGGTGCAGGAAGCGGTGTGGCAACATTCTTAATTCAATTTGCTAAAAACTGTGGAGCTCGTGTAATTGTCACTTCACGTAGTGAAGAAAAGCGTCAATATGCTTTGAGAATAGGGGCTGATGTGGCCATCCCAACAGACAGTGAATGGGTAGAAGAACTAGAAGGCGAAACGATTGATCTTGTGATCGATAGTGTAGGAGAAGCTACTTTTAATCGCTCGCTGGATGTTTTGAAAAAAGGTGGGCGGATTGTTGTTTTTGGAGCAACTACAGACGACATTGTTGATTTTAATCTTCGGAAATTTTTCTACGGACAATATCAATTGTTTGGTTCTACCATGGGAAGTCGAGAAGAGTTACGTGCGATGTTGAAATATATGGAGTCTCATAATATGCGTCCTGTCGTTGACAAGGCTTTTTCATTAGATGAAGCAAAAGACGCATTCAACCATTTAGCATCAGGCAATCAATTTGGTAAAGTTGTTTTGCGCATCAGTGAATAA
- a CDS encoding DUF4870 domain-containing protein produces MENTGLKVLVHASAFFAPFLVPVIVFLISEDKELKKLSIQALLFQLVIGALIFVSSWLVFLLIGIPMLIVFGLMGVIVPIMGIIKALNNEYFDYPIVGSWYQ; encoded by the coding sequence ATGGAAAACACAGGTTTGAAAGTACTTGTACATGCCAGTGCGTTTTTTGCACCATTTCTTGTCCCTGTTATTGTGTTTCTAATTTCAGAAGACAAAGAACTTAAAAAGCTGTCAATTCAAGCATTATTGTTCCAATTAGTAATAGGAGCATTAATCTTCGTTTCCAGCTGGCTCGTCTTTCTCCTAATTGGGATTCCGATGTTAATCGTCTTTGGATTGATGGGCGTCATCGTACCAATCATGGGAATTATTAAAGCTCTCAACAATGAGTATTTTGACTATCCAATAGTCGGAAGCTGGTACCAATAA
- a CDS encoding SLOG family protein codes for MLKRLVVTGYKQHELGIFDEKNPGIRFIKKALKNRFRTLLDEGLEWVILSGQLGVETWAAEVVLDMKVEFPQLKYAVLTPFLEQEKRWNETKQENYRMIIENADFHRSLTSKPYEAPWQFIEKNKFFLRNSDGILILYDEETDGSPKFIKKEAERYAEKNEYQVLTITGDDLRVVTEEEQMNEWDM; via the coding sequence TTGTTGAAACGACTGGTAGTTACCGGTTATAAACAGCATGAACTCGGTATATTCGATGAAAAAAATCCAGGTATTCGCTTTATTAAAAAAGCGTTAAAAAACCGATTTCGCACTTTGCTCGATGAAGGCTTGGAGTGGGTTATTTTAAGCGGGCAGTTAGGTGTTGAAACTTGGGCTGCAGAAGTGGTTCTTGATATGAAAGTAGAATTTCCTCAATTGAAATATGCGGTGCTGACGCCTTTTCTTGAACAGGAAAAAAGGTGGAATGAAACAAAGCAGGAAAATTATCGGATGATCATCGAAAATGCCGATTTTCATCGAAGCTTAACGAGCAAACCTTACGAAGCACCTTGGCAATTTATCGAGAAAAATAAATTCTTTTTACGTAACTCTGACGGCATCTTAATTCTTTATGATGAAGAAACTGATGGTTCGCCAAAATTTATTAAAAAAGAAGCCGAGCGTTATGCAGAAAAAAATGAATACCAAGTCTTAACCATTACAGGAGACGACTTGCGTGTGGTAACAGAAGAAGAACAAATGAACGAATGGGATATGTAG